One part of the Hydrogenobacter sp. T-2 genome encodes these proteins:
- a CDS encoding porin, whose product MRKLALIGSVLGAFGSAYALELKTDLLGTLKIEGALTGYMLHSNNTSDTKKTRYDVGSAIISLSKPAEPFGFTLIGGAYAIPVVGVGLLKTSDTTDLFSALPVAYVEYAPIKGLSLQAGKLPTIIGYESAFTYLNNYIQRGLVWNMQPVINNGVRVAYSTDLFTVKAGINDGFYTLSTTDPKVAFEGSIGITPIKDASLSFNFLIPDKDSKPNDTAFPTNKREYNIVASYTFENLSFGADLMYVEAPKSSKAVVPTKAKASGGALHLSYELKAIKLSGRVEYFKDNSDTGDTDLVGLGDGNKGWTFTITPAYKAGPLMVRAELSYVKADNPFTTKGKKNQTRLGLEVGFLF is encoded by the coding sequence ATGAGAAAGTTAGCTCTCATAGGTTCAGTCCTTGGAGCCTTTGGCTCCGCCTACGCCCTTGAGCTAAAAACAGACTTGCTTGGAACCCTCAAGATAGAGGGTGCCCTTACAGGCTACATGCTCCACAGCAACAACACTTCAGACACAAAGAAGACTCGCTACGATGTAGGCTCAGCCATAATAAGCCTCTCAAAGCCTGCTGAACCCTTCGGTTTTACCCTAATAGGTGGTGCCTATGCCATACCTGTGGTAGGGGTTGGGCTTTTAAAGACCTCAGATACTACAGACCTCTTTAGTGCTCTTCCTGTTGCCTATGTGGAATATGCACCCATAAAGGGGCTTTCCCTACAAGCTGGAAAACTGCCCACCATAATAGGTTATGAGTCCGCTTTTACCTATCTGAATAACTATATTCAGAGAGGGCTGGTATGGAACATGCAACCGGTGATAAACAACGGTGTGAGGGTAGCTTACAGCACAGACCTCTTTACGGTGAAAGCTGGCATTAACGACGGCTTTTATACCCTTAGCACCACTGACCCAAAAGTAGCCTTTGAAGGAAGTATAGGCATAACGCCTATAAAGGATGCTTCCCTATCTTTTAACTTTCTAATTCCAGACAAGGACTCCAAACCAAATGATACCGCTTTTCCCACAAATAAAAGGGAATACAACATAGTGGCGAGCTACACCTTTGAAAATCTATCCTTCGGTGCAGACCTTATGTATGTGGAAGCTCCAAAAAGCTCAAAAGCAGTAGTGCCCACAAAGGCAAAGGCAAGTGGAGGAGCTTTGCATCTTTCCTATGAACTAAAAGCTATAAAACTTTCTGGTAGAGTAGAATACTTCAAGGACAACTCAGATACTGGAGACACAGACCTTGTAGGTCTTGGAGACGGAAACAAGGGCTGGACATTTACGATTACTCCTGCTTATAAGGCAGGTCCTCTTATGGTAAGAGCGGAGCTCTCTTACGTGAAAGCGGACAATCCCTTCACCACCAAAGGTAAAAAGAATCAAACAAGGCTGGGACTGGAGGTAGGCTTCCTGTTCTGA
- the glnA gene encoding type I glutamate--ammonia ligase, with the protein MPKYSPAEVLSLIEQEGVQYVDLRFSDLFGQWQHLTIPAYELSLDTFEEGRGFDGSSIRGWQSINESDMIAIPDPTTAFIDPFMEPKTLVMICDIYDPITRERYGRDTRYIAQKAEQYLKQVGIGDTAYYGPEAEFFIFDSVEFGTSANYAFWRIDSEEGWWNREITSSGYKIPHKRGYFPVPPLDKTHELRSEMVSLMSQLGIVVELHHHEVATAGQGEIDIRYDSLVNQADKLFLYKYIVRMVAHKYGKFATFMPKVLPNDNGSGMHTHFSIWKEGQNLFAGSGYAGVSEICLYAIGGVLKHGPALTAFTNPTINSYHRLVPGFEAPVRLAYSARNRSAAIRIPTYSPSPKAKRIEIRFPDPTCNPYLAFSAILMAALDGIENRIHPGEPFDKDIYSLPPEELKDIPQLPGSLEESLKALENDYEFLLKGGVFTEELIELWISSKKKEIDELRFIPHPKEFELYFDI; encoded by the coding sequence ATGCCCAAGTATTCACCAGCTGAGGTGCTAAGCCTCATCGAGCAGGAAGGAGTCCAGTATGTGGACCTGAGGTTTTCTGACCTCTTTGGTCAGTGGCAACACCTTACTATCCCAGCCTATGAGCTGTCTTTGGATACCTTTGAGGAAGGTAGAGGCTTTGACGGCTCATCCATAAGGGGATGGCAGTCTATCAATGAGTCCGATATGATAGCTATCCCAGACCCTACTACCGCCTTTATTGACCCCTTTATGGAGCCAAAGACTTTGGTGATGATATGCGATATCTATGACCCTATAACAAGAGAGAGGTATGGTAGGGATACTCGCTATATTGCTCAAAAGGCGGAGCAATACCTAAAGCAGGTAGGTATAGGCGATACCGCTTACTATGGACCAGAGGCGGAGTTTTTCATCTTTGACTCTGTGGAGTTTGGAACCTCTGCCAACTACGCCTTTTGGAGAATAGACTCAGAGGAGGGCTGGTGGAACAGAGAGATAACCTCTTCTGGCTACAAAATACCACACAAGAGGGGATACTTCCCAGTGCCACCTTTGGATAAAACACACGAGCTAAGGAGCGAAATGGTCTCCCTTATGTCCCAGCTTGGCATAGTGGTAGAGCTTCACCACCACGAGGTTGCCACCGCAGGTCAAGGAGAGATAGACATTCGTTATGACTCTTTGGTAAATCAGGCGGACAAACTATTCCTTTACAAGTATATAGTGCGTATGGTTGCCCACAAGTATGGAAAGTTTGCCACCTTTATGCCGAAGGTTTTACCTAACGACAACGGCTCGGGTATGCATACCCACTTCTCTATATGGAAGGAGGGTCAAAACCTCTTTGCGGGTTCTGGATACGCAGGAGTGTCAGAAATCTGTCTGTATGCTATAGGAGGTGTTCTCAAGCATGGACCAGCACTTACCGCCTTCACCAATCCAACCATTAACTCCTACCATAGACTTGTGCCAGGCTTTGAAGCCCCAGTAAGGCTTGCCTATTCCGCAAGAAACAGGTCTGCCGCCATAAGGATACCAACTTATTCACCCTCTCCAAAAGCAAAGAGGATAGAAATTCGCTTCCCAGACCCCACTTGCAACCCTTACCTTGCCTTCTCTGCCATACTTATGGCAGCATTAGACGGTATAGAAAACCGCATACACCCTGGAGAGCCCTTTGACAAGGACATATACTCCCTGCCACCAGAGGAGCTAAAAGACATACCACAGCTACCAGGCTCATTGGAGGAGTCCCTCAAGGCTCTTGAAAATGACTACGAGTTTCTCTTAAAGGGTGGGGTGTTTACAGAGGAGCTTATAGAGCTCTGGATAAGCTCCAAGAAGAAGGAAATTGATGAGCTAAGGTTCATACCCCATCCTAAGGAGTTTGAGCTTTACTTTGATATCTAA
- a CDS encoding ammonium transporter, which translates to MLRLTTIIPLLLVSLSFAEEDAPKLDTGDTAWLLVSSALVMLMTLPGLALFYGGMAKRKDTLNTIAMSFVAYCLASLVWFAYGYSLAFGEDIGGIIGSASKIFLSGVGVDSLQDTIPELLFVMFQLTFAAITVALVSGSLVERLKFSAWVIFVVLWVSLVYVPIAHWVWGGGFLAEDGALDFAGGTVVHINAGIAGLVGAIILGRRRDAVLLPNNLPLVVLGAGLLWFGWFGFNAGSAVGANGLAAVAMLNTNIATATAALAWMFTEWLHRKKPTVLGLASGVIAGLVSITPAAGFVNVFGAFIIGLTAGPICYFMVAKVKEKLGYDDALDVFGIHGVAGIIGAILTGVFADPSVNEAGKGLLYGNPGQVITQIWSVIVTVVYSGVMTAIILFVAKALTGLRVKEEEEITGLDRSQHGESAYNIS; encoded by the coding sequence ATGCTTCGCCTGACAACTATTATACCACTGCTTTTGGTAAGTCTTTCCTTTGCAGAGGAGGACGCTCCAAAGTTAGACACTGGAGACACCGCGTGGCTTTTGGTGTCTTCTGCCCTTGTTATGCTCATGACCCTGCCGGGTCTTGCTCTCTTCTATGGAGGCATGGCGAAGAGAAAAGACACCTTAAACACCATAGCCATGTCCTTTGTAGCATACTGCCTTGCGTCCTTGGTCTGGTTCGCCTACGGCTATAGCCTCGCCTTTGGAGAAGACATCGGAGGCATCATAGGTAGTGCAAGCAAAATATTCTTAAGCGGAGTGGGTGTTGATAGTCTTCAGGACACCATTCCTGAGCTCCTTTTTGTTATGTTTCAGCTTACCTTTGCGGCAATTACCGTAGCCTTAGTAAGTGGTTCTTTGGTGGAAAGGCTTAAGTTCTCCGCTTGGGTGATATTTGTGGTTCTGTGGGTGAGCTTGGTTTATGTTCCAATAGCCCACTGGGTGTGGGGCGGAGGCTTTTTGGCAGAGGATGGTGCCCTTGACTTTGCAGGGGGAACGGTAGTCCACATAAATGCTGGCATTGCAGGTCTTGTGGGAGCCATAATCCTTGGCAGGAGAAGGGATGCGGTCTTACTGCCTAACAACCTACCTCTCGTGGTGCTTGGTGCAGGGCTTTTGTGGTTCGGATGGTTTGGCTTTAATGCGGGTTCTGCGGTAGGTGCCAATGGGCTTGCTGCGGTAGCCATGCTAAACACCAACATAGCAACAGCCACCGCTGCTTTAGCATGGATGTTTACCGAATGGCTTCATAGGAAAAAACCTACAGTTCTCGGACTTGCCTCCGGTGTGATAGCGGGACTTGTGTCTATTACTCCTGCTGCGGGCTTTGTAAATGTGTTTGGTGCCTTCATAATAGGCTTGACTGCAGGACCCATATGCTACTTCATGGTGGCTAAGGTAAAAGAGAAACTGGGTTATGACGATGCTCTTGATGTGTTTGGCATACACGGTGTAGCAGGCATAATAGGAGCTATCCTCACAGGCGTCTTTGCAGACCCATCCGTAAACGAAGCTGGCAAGGGTCTTCTTTATGGAAACCCCGGGCAGGTTATTACACAAATATGGTCTGTGATAGTGACGGTGGTATACAGTGGTGTTATGACCGCCATAATCCTCTTTGTTGCAAAGGCTCTAACTGGGCTAAGGGTTAAAGAGGAAGAGGAAATAACTGGACTTGACAGGTCCCAGCACGGAGAAAGTGCATACAACATCTCATAA
- the glnB gene encoding nitrogen regulator P-II GlnB: MKKVEAIIKPFKLDEVKDALVEIGIGGMTVTEVRGFGQQKGHTEIYRGTEYVIDFLPKVKIEVVVRDEDVEKVIEAIMKTAQTGRVGDGKIFIIPVEDVVRIRTGERGEQAI, translated from the coding sequence ATGAAAAAGGTGGAAGCCATAATCAAGCCCTTTAAACTGGACGAGGTCAAGGATGCCCTTGTGGAGATAGGCATAGGCGGTATGACAGTTACAGAGGTTCGTGGCTTTGGTCAACAAAAGGGACACACGGAGATATACCGTGGCACAGAGTATGTGATTGACTTTCTACCCAAGGTAAAGATTGAAGTGGTGGTCAGAGACGAGGATGTGGAAAAGGTAATAGAAGCTATCATGAAAACCGCCCAAACAGGTAGGGTGGGAGATGGAAAGATATTCATAATACCCGTTGAGGATGTAGTGAGGATTAGGACGGGTGAAAGAGGAGAACAGGCAATTTAA